A section of the Bifidobacterium sp. ESL0728 genome encodes:
- the valS gene encoding valine--tRNA ligase has protein sequence MTDQDNNTINASLSPLPDRVGVDGLEDKWRAEWDNDGTYNFDIPRDGNGAPDRKAVYSIDTPPPTVSGSLHVGHVFSYTHTDVIARYERMKGKHVFYPMGWDDNGLPTERRVQNYYGVRVDTSLKYDPDFKPPFEGTQGKKIEARDQVPISRKNFVELCEKLTAQDEKQFEALWRSLGMSIDWRQTYHTIGEHPQRVAQKAFLRNLARGEAYQKDAPGLWDVTFQTAVAQAELESREYDGFYHRVAFRFEDGTPIYIETTRPELLAACGALIANPDDERYQKYFGQYVYSPLFKVKVPIMAHPAAEMDKGAGIAMCCTFGDQTDIEWWRDLNLPTRPIIQRNGRIIMSVPDWIEDEGGKKIFEETEGKTTFTARKIIVEHLRESGDLDGEPKPTKRMTNFYEKGDKPLEIVTSRQWYLKNGGTDMKLRAELLQRGKELQFHPDFMRVRYENWVNGLNGDWLISRQRFFGVPFPLWYPVKADGEPDYDHPITPSEDQLPIDPTNDVPDGFSENQRDVPGGFTAEKDIMDTWATSSLTPQIVTHWAEPDQESKDLFKATFPMDLRPQGQDIIRTWLFSTMDRAHLENHCLPWAHTALSGWILDPDHKKMSKSKGNVVVPKEPVDKYGADAVRYWAASAKLGLDATYDEGQMKIGRRLAIKLLNATKFALAIGREDDNHHVGASATAAWNPADVTEPLDRAVMARLASVIREATASMDSYEHSKALEIIETFFWQFCDDYIELVKNRAYGTADSTGKTPSQAAVKSARTTLGLGLEAFARLFAPYMPFATEEVWHWMHAGEGSVHTSSWPKAEPYEAAAGDADPDMLVWAGKALAELRGLKSQAKVSMKTPILKATLNVPEAGKKAVEASLIDIAEAGKVTGPLTVAVDNSADTPDNEIVVKVSDAELGEPPAKKPKKK, from the coding sequence ATGACTGATCAGGACAATAACACTATCAACGCAAGCCTTTCGCCCCTTCCCGACAGGGTCGGCGTCGACGGCTTGGAAGACAAATGGCGTGCCGAATGGGACAACGACGGCACCTATAATTTCGACATCCCGCGCGACGGTAACGGCGCCCCCGACCGCAAGGCCGTCTACTCCATCGATACCCCGCCGCCCACCGTTTCGGGCAGTCTGCATGTCGGCCACGTTTTCTCCTACACCCACACCGATGTGATCGCCCGCTACGAGCGCATGAAGGGCAAGCACGTCTTCTACCCGATGGGCTGGGACGACAACGGCCTGCCCACCGAACGCCGTGTGCAGAACTATTACGGCGTGCGCGTCGACACGTCGCTCAAATACGATCCCGATTTCAAGCCGCCGTTCGAAGGCACGCAGGGCAAGAAGATCGAGGCCCGCGACCAGGTGCCGATCAGCCGTAAGAACTTCGTGGAGCTGTGCGAAAAGCTCACCGCACAGGACGAGAAGCAGTTCGAGGCGCTGTGGCGTTCGCTTGGCATGTCCATCGACTGGCGCCAGACCTACCACACCATCGGCGAGCATCCGCAGCGCGTTGCGCAGAAGGCGTTCCTGCGCAACCTGGCCCGCGGCGAGGCCTATCAGAAGGACGCGCCGGGTCTTTGGGACGTCACTTTCCAGACCGCGGTGGCGCAGGCCGAGCTGGAAAGCCGCGAATACGACGGCTTCTACCACCGCGTCGCTTTCCGCTTTGAGGACGGCACTCCGATTTACATCGAGACCACCCGCCCGGAACTGTTGGCAGCCTGCGGCGCGCTGATTGCCAATCCTGACGACGAGCGCTATCAGAAGTACTTCGGCCAGTATGTCTACTCCCCGCTCTTCAAGGTGAAGGTGCCGATTATGGCGCACCCGGCCGCCGAAATGGACAAGGGCGCCGGCATCGCGATGTGCTGCACCTTCGGCGACCAGACCGATATCGAGTGGTGGCGCGACCTGAACCTGCCGACCCGTCCGATCATCCAGCGCAACGGCCGCATCATCATGAGCGTGCCGGATTGGATCGAAGACGAGGGCGGCAAGAAGATCTTCGAGGAGACCGAGGGCAAGACCACCTTCACCGCTCGCAAGATCATCGTCGAGCATCTGCGCGAATCCGGCGACCTCGACGGCGAGCCGAAACCCACCAAACGTATGACGAACTTCTACGAAAAGGGCGACAAGCCGCTCGAAATCGTCACCTCCCGCCAGTGGTACCTGAAGAACGGCGGCACCGATATGAAGCTGCGCGCCGAGCTTCTTCAGCGCGGCAAGGAACTTCAGTTCCATCCCGACTTCATGCGCGTGCGCTACGAGAACTGGGTCAACGGACTGAACGGCGACTGGCTCATCTCCCGCCAGCGCTTCTTCGGCGTCCCGTTCCCGCTGTGGTATCCGGTGAAAGCCGACGGCGAGCCGGATTACGATCACCCAATCACCCCGAGCGAAGACCAGCTGCCGATCGATCCGACCAACGATGTGCCGGACGGGTTCAGCGAGAACCAGCGCGACGTGCCCGGCGGCTTTACGGCCGAAAAGGACATCATGGACACCTGGGCCACCTCGTCGCTGACCCCGCAAATCGTGACCCACTGGGCCGAACCCGATCAGGAAAGCAAGGACCTCTTCAAGGCGACCTTCCCGATGGATCTGCGCCCGCAAGGCCAGGACATCATCCGCACCTGGCTCTTCAGCACCATGGACCGCGCACACCTCGAGAACCATTGCCTGCCGTGGGCGCATACCGCGCTTTCCGGCTGGATCCTCGACCCGGACCACAAGAAGATGTCGAAGTCCAAGGGCAACGTGGTGGTCCCCAAGGAGCCGGTCGACAAGTACGGCGCCGACGCGGTGCGTTACTGGGCCGCTTCCGCCAAGCTCGGCCTCGACGCCACCTACGACGAAGGCCAGATGAAAATCGGCCGCCGTCTGGCCATCAAGCTTTTGAACGCCACCAAGTTCGCACTGGCCATCGGCCGTGAGGACGACAACCATCACGTCGGTGCCTCCGCCACCGCCGCTTGGAACCCTGCCGACGTCACCGAACCGCTTGACCGCGCGGTGATGGCGCGCTTGGCTTCCGTCATTCGCGAAGCGACCGCTTCGATGGACAGCTACGAGCATTCCAAGGCGCTCGAAATCATCGAGACGTTCTTCTGGCAATTCTGCGACGACTATATCGAGCTGGTGAAGAACCGCGCTTACGGCACCGCCGATTCCACCGGCAAGACCCCGTCACAGGCCGCGGTGAAGTCCGCACGCACCACGCTGGGACTGGGCCTTGAGGCGTTCGCACGTCTCTTCGCACCGTACATGCCGTTCGCCACCGAAGAGGTCTGGCACTGGATGCATGCCGGTGAGGGTTCCGTGCATACCTCGTCCTGGCCGAAGGCCGAGCCTTACGAAGCCGCCGCCGGCGACGCCGATCCTGACATGCTCGTCTGGGCCGGCAAGGCGCTGGCCGAGCTGCGCGGCTTGAAGTCGCAGGCCAAGGTCTCCATGAAGACCCCAATCCTGAAGGCTACGTTGAATGTTCCCGAAGCCGGCAAGAAGGCCGTCGAAGCGAGCCTCATCGACATCGCCGAAGCCGGAAAGGTCACCGGTCCACTCACGGTCGCGGTCGACAATTCGGCCGACACTCCCGACAACGAGATCGTGGTGAAGGTCAGCGACGCCGAACTCGGTGAGCCGCCGGCCAAGAAGCCCAAGAAGAAGTAA